Proteins from one Pontibacter korlensis genomic window:
- a CDS encoding DUF7133 domain-containing protein, with protein MKKYLHLLLLPAMACTLYCCQGSGSKNKQQVVNTPGEVTAEEAARVSLESSPVVPAEASINLMQVADGFNVELVAAEPLVNTPVAMTFDYEGRMWVVEMQGYMPDTLGTGEEVPNGKIVILEDSNSDGVADKRKVFLDSLVLPRAICLVDDGVLVAEPPSLWFYEIEDDKPGKKTLVDAAYAEGGNVEHQPNGLLRALDNWIYNAKSAKRYRKAGDRWKVEQTHFRGQWGIAQDNYGRLYYNNNSENVLGDYFTPGFGATNKNQRRVSGFNEKIVANNRVYPLRPTPGVNRGYMEGILDESLRLANFTAASSPVVYRGGLFGQEYASNVFVAEPAGNLIKRNLLDENGYVTSGAQAYEGKEFLASIDERFRPVSLYNAPDGALYVVDMYRGIIQHKTYLTTYLKKEIGRRDLTQPLGYGRIYRITPKNKEAKPVKLPANPQQLVRLLGHPNGWVRDNAQQMLLDRNYRQAIPALRQAASNTKEPLKAMHALWTLEGLGALQADEVLALLRQPAWPVRMQALSVLPSVMDSTNVKRYVPVLEQLVSSNDTLAAPYLAFLANHLQRYDQAAAQNLLQQLARTYQANDYVADALISNYQDREKALQKQITAFVADTSVAIHKRLQRVLDNIESKKVKNDTQALLKEFPKGAAVYASTCQTCHGADGNGVRSLAPPLNQSEWVTGEKAKLISIVLFGLTGPVRVNGHLYRAPEINGDMPGIGYDKSLSNEDIAQLLSFVRKSWQNDAGIIHPEEVGQVRLRLKDRQEAFTVEELNKL; from the coding sequence ATGAAGAAATATCTGCATTTGCTCCTTCTTCCTGCCATGGCGTGTACGCTATACTGCTGCCAGGGCAGTGGCTCTAAAAATAAGCAACAAGTTGTAAACACACCCGGGGAAGTGACGGCAGAGGAAGCTGCCAGGGTTAGCCTGGAGTCTTCCCCAGTGGTGCCGGCGGAGGCATCCATAAACCTGATGCAGGTAGCTGACGGATTCAACGTAGAGTTGGTAGCGGCAGAACCCCTGGTAAACACACCCGTAGCCATGACCTTCGACTATGAAGGGCGCATGTGGGTGGTGGAAATGCAAGGCTACATGCCCGATACGCTAGGAACGGGAGAAGAAGTGCCGAACGGGAAAATTGTGATCCTGGAAGACAGCAACAGCGATGGGGTGGCCGACAAGCGGAAGGTGTTTCTGGATTCCTTGGTGTTGCCGCGGGCCATCTGCCTGGTAGATGATGGCGTGTTGGTGGCCGAGCCGCCAAGCCTGTGGTTCTACGAAATAGAGGACGACAAGCCGGGGAAAAAGACCCTGGTGGATGCAGCCTACGCTGAGGGCGGCAATGTGGAACACCAGCCAAACGGCCTGCTCCGGGCCTTGGACAACTGGATCTACAACGCCAAATCCGCAAAGCGTTACAGAAAGGCCGGGGACAGGTGGAAGGTAGAGCAGACGCATTTCCGGGGGCAGTGGGGCATTGCCCAGGACAACTATGGGCGGCTGTACTATAACAATAACTCGGAGAACGTGCTGGGGGACTACTTCACGCCGGGTTTCGGGGCGACAAACAAAAATCAGCGCCGTGTATCCGGGTTCAATGAGAAAATAGTAGCCAACAATAGGGTGTACCCCCTCCGGCCCACCCCTGGCGTAAACAGGGGGTATATGGAAGGTATCCTGGATGAGAGCCTGCGCCTGGCCAATTTTACGGCCGCCAGCAGCCCAGTGGTGTACCGGGGCGGTTTGTTCGGGCAAGAGTATGCCTCTAACGTATTCGTGGCCGAGCCGGCCGGAAACCTCATCAAGCGCAACCTGCTGGACGAAAACGGCTATGTTACCAGCGGAGCGCAGGCCTACGAAGGCAAAGAGTTCCTGGCCAGTATTGATGAACGCTTCCGCCCAGTAAGTTTGTACAACGCTCCGGATGGCGCGCTGTACGTGGTAGACATGTACCGCGGCATCATCCAGCACAAAACCTACCTGACCACTTACCTCAAGAAAGAAATCGGCCGCCGTGACTTAACGCAACCCCTAGGATATGGCCGCATCTACAGGATCACTCCCAAAAACAAAGAAGCCAAACCTGTAAAACTGCCGGCAAACCCGCAGCAGCTGGTCAGGTTGCTGGGCCATCCGAACGGCTGGGTGCGGGACAATGCGCAGCAAATGCTCCTGGACCGCAACTACAGGCAGGCTATCCCGGCGTTGCGACAGGCTGCCAGTAATACAAAGGAGCCATTGAAGGCCATGCACGCGCTCTGGACGCTGGAAGGATTGGGAGCCCTGCAGGCAGATGAAGTTCTTGCTTTGCTAAGGCAACCCGCATGGCCTGTGCGGATGCAGGCACTGAGTGTGCTGCCATCGGTTATGGACAGTACAAATGTGAAGCGGTATGTGCCGGTGCTGGAACAGCTGGTGTCGAGCAACGACACACTGGCAGCGCCTTATCTGGCATTCCTGGCAAACCATCTCCAGCGCTATGATCAGGCGGCCGCCCAAAATCTACTGCAGCAGTTAGCCAGAACGTACCAGGCAAATGACTATGTGGCAGACGCGTTGATAAGCAATTATCAGGACCGGGAGAAAGCGCTTCAAAAGCAAATCACAGCCTTTGTGGCAGACACCTCGGTGGCCATTCACAAAAGGCTGCAACGCGTGCTGGACAATATCGAGAGTAAGAAGGTGAAAAACGATACGCAAGCGCTGTTGAAGGAGTTCCCGAAAGGGGCGGCGGTATATGCCTCCACCTGCCAGACCTGCCACGGGGCGGACGGTAACGGTGTCAGATCCCTGGCGCCGCCGCTGAACCAGTCGGAGTGGGTAACGGGGGAGAAAGCCAAGCTCATCTCCATTGTGCTCTTTGGCCTGACAGGGCCGGTGCGCGTAAACGGCCACCTGTACCGGGCACCGGAAATAAACGGCGACATGCCTGGCATTGGCTACGATAAGTCCCTGTCCAACGAAGACATTGCCCAACTGCTCAGCTTCGTGAGGAAGTCCTGGCAAAATGATGCGGGCATAATCCACCCAGAAGAAGTGGGCCAGGTGAGGCTAAGGCTGAAAGACAGGCAAGAAGCTTTCACAGTAGAGGAGTTGAATAAGTTGTAA
- a CDS encoding Gfo/Idh/MocA family protein yields the protein MTTRRNFITKTMLGAAALAVSGPARAMSAKSYKKIIGANDRIQVAIAGLGRRVGAYIEPVALKSANVELVYLCDVMASQRDKALQSFSERIGYTPKTAIDIRKVLDDKKVDVLLNATPDHWHTPSSIMAMKAGKHVYVEKPCSHNMHENELLVAAAKKYSKVVQMGNQQRSSAHTIELIKDIHNGAIGKPYKAVAFYVNSRGPVPVQQKAPVPQGLDWELWQGPAIHRDYTSDTWDYNWHWYGWNYGTGEAGNNATHELDIARWALQVSFPQHARVEAGKRHFKDDGWEMYDSMEATFNFHDDKVIQWDGKSRNGYNTYGKGRGTIIYGSEGAAFVDREKYEMTDLSGKVIKESIAGSNEAGTALGGGGDTSTAHVLNFFNTVRGKEKLHAPIDDAAISMAMVHYANIAYRTGKGFSIDEKSGRMYDRDAMALWSREYEKGWEPQV from the coding sequence ATGACTACAAGAAGGAATTTTATAACAAAAACAATGCTGGGTGCTGCTGCGCTAGCTGTTTCAGGGCCTGCACGCGCTATGTCAGCCAAGAGCTATAAGAAAATCATAGGAGCTAACGATAGAATACAGGTCGCTATTGCCGGGCTAGGAAGAAGAGTAGGTGCTTATATAGAACCGGTAGCGCTGAAAAGTGCCAATGTGGAGTTGGTGTATTTGTGCGATGTAATGGCAAGTCAACGGGATAAAGCCTTACAAAGCTTTTCGGAGCGTATTGGCTATACACCTAAAACTGCGATTGATATCCGGAAAGTGCTTGATGACAAGAAAGTGGATGTTCTACTCAATGCGACGCCCGATCATTGGCATACACCAAGTTCTATCATGGCGATGAAGGCTGGAAAACATGTGTATGTGGAGAAGCCCTGCAGCCATAACATGCATGAAAATGAACTGCTGGTGGCAGCTGCCAAAAAGTATAGTAAAGTAGTACAGATGGGAAACCAGCAACGTTCCTCAGCTCATACGATTGAGTTAATCAAGGATATTCATAATGGTGCAATCGGAAAACCATACAAAGCAGTGGCTTTTTATGTCAATTCCCGGGGACCTGTACCTGTACAGCAAAAGGCTCCGGTTCCGCAGGGGCTTGATTGGGAATTATGGCAGGGGCCAGCCATCCACAGGGATTATACTTCTGACACCTGGGACTATAACTGGCACTGGTACGGCTGGAATTACGGCACCGGTGAAGCTGGTAATAACGCGACACATGAATTGGATATAGCCCGTTGGGCCCTGCAGGTAAGTTTTCCCCAACATGCCCGTGTAGAAGCCGGAAAACGTCATTTTAAAGATGATGGATGGGAAATGTATGACAGCATGGAAGCAACATTCAACTTCCATGATGATAAAGTCATCCAGTGGGATGGAAAGAGCCGTAACGGTTATAACACCTATGGCAAAGGACGTGGAACCATTATTTATGGCAGCGAGGGTGCCGCTTTTGTAGATAGGGAAAAATATGAGATGACAGATCTTAGTGGTAAAGTGATCAAAGAAAGCATAGCAGGTTCAAACGAAGCTGGTACCGCTTTGGGAGGTGGCGGAGATACCTCCACTGCGCACGTGCTTAATTTTTTTAATACTGTTCGTGGCAAAGAGAAATTACATGCCCCAATTGACGATGCTGCCATCAGTATGGCGATGGTGCACTACGCCAATATAGCTTACCGCACTGGTAAAGGTTTTTCGATCGATGAGAAATCAGGACGCATGTATGATCGGGATGCCATGGCATTATGGAGTCGTGAATATGAGAAAGGTTGGGAGCCACAAGTTTAA
- a CDS encoding 3-keto-disaccharide hydrolase, which produces MKTSLKKLLVVALSAPFIISCSSKSPDQKAFGEPMFDGESLSGWSQKNGKAKYELKDGVVIGTTVSGTPNSFLATEETYGDFIMELDLKADPSMNSGIQIRSESKPGYQNNRVHGYQVEIDPSDRAWSGGIYDEARRGWLYPLTLNASAQSAYKKNDWNHYRIEAIGDTIQTWVNGVAAANLVDDMTHEGFIALQVHAIGDDEAPGKQIMWKNVRILTDSLEQHNMKSDAPVFNTKNQLTKAEKEDGWKLLWDGKTTEGWRGARLNDFPKNGWVIEDGVLTVLASGGAESAAGGDIVTENVYRDFELKVDFKLTEGANSGIKYYVDTAINKGAGSSIGLEYQILDDENHPDAKLGNHEGSRTVASLYDLIKADAGKPINPVGEWNTARIVSKDNHVEHWLNGTKVLEYERGSEHFRKLVSESKYRKWPNFGELEEGRILLQDHGDQVSFKNIKIKAL; this is translated from the coding sequence ATGAAAACTTCATTAAAAAAACTTTTAGTCGTCGCGTTGAGCGCTCCATTCATCATAAGCTGCTCGAGTAAATCCCCGGATCAGAAAGCATTCGGAGAGCCAATGTTTGACGGGGAAAGTCTCTCTGGGTGGAGCCAAAAGAATGGAAAGGCAAAGTACGAATTGAAAGATGGGGTGGTTATTGGGACTACTGTTTCGGGAACACCTAATTCGTTTCTGGCTACTGAGGAAACATATGGTGATTTTATAATGGAACTGGATCTCAAAGCTGATCCAAGTATGAATTCAGGTATACAAATCAGAAGCGAGAGTAAGCCTGGTTATCAAAATAATCGTGTACATGGCTACCAGGTAGAAATTGATCCTTCCGACCGGGCATGGAGTGGCGGCATTTATGACGAAGCAAGAAGAGGTTGGCTCTATCCTTTGACTCTGAATGCTTCTGCGCAAAGTGCCTACAAAAAAAACGACTGGAATCATTACAGGATTGAAGCCATAGGGGATACCATTCAAACCTGGGTGAACGGTGTAGCAGCTGCAAACCTGGTTGATGATATGACCCATGAAGGCTTTATAGCTTTACAGGTGCATGCCATTGGAGATGATGAGGCGCCTGGAAAACAGATTATGTGGAAAAATGTGAGGATTTTGACAGATAGCCTGGAGCAACATAATATGAAAAGTGACGCACCTGTTTTTAATACGAAAAACCAACTAACCAAAGCAGAGAAGGAAGATGGTTGGAAACTGCTTTGGGATGGTAAGACCACCGAAGGATGGCGCGGAGCAAGATTAAATGATTTCCCGAAAAATGGCTGGGTGATAGAAGACGGTGTACTAACAGTACTGGCAAGCGGTGGGGCTGAATCTGCTGCAGGTGGTGATATAGTTACAGAAAATGTTTACAGAGACTTTGAGCTAAAAGTAGATTTCAAATTAACAGAAGGGGCGAATAGTGGCATAAAGTACTACGTTGATACTGCTATCAACAAAGGTGCGGGATCTTCCATTGGCCTAGAATATCAGATTTTAGATGATGAGAATCATCCTGATGCAAAGCTAGGCAATCATGAAGGTAGCCGTACGGTTGCCTCACTCTATGATCTTATCAAAGCCGATGCTGGTAAACCAATCAATCCTGTGGGTGAATGGAACACCGCGCGCATCGTTTCAAAAGATAATCATGTAGAACACTGGCTGAATGGGACTAAAGTGTTAGAGTACGAACGCGGCAGTGAGCATTTCAGAAAGCTGGTTTCGGAAAGCAAATATAGGAAGTGGCCAAACTTTGGGGAATTAGAAGAAGGGCGAATCCTATTGCAGGATCATGGGGACCAGGTTTCATTCAAGAATATCAAAATCAAAGCGTTATAA
- a CDS encoding transposase, with the protein MTFKQACSRSDFPENGRPAYHPIVLLKLLVYGYLNRIRSSRCLERECHCNIEVMWLLGQLAPDHNTFASFRKHKAKAITRVFRATVKLARHFNLIGGELLAGDSTKLRAQNSKKHKSTGARSPATWPTSSRSSGIASWLTVRPL; encoded by the coding sequence ATAACATTCAAACAAGCCTGTAGCCGCAGCGACTTTCCCGAAAACGGCCGCCCTGCCTACCATCCCATTGTTTTATTGAAGCTGCTGGTTTACGGTTACCTCAACCGCATCCGCTCCTCCCGGTGCCTGGAACGGGAGTGCCACTGCAACATTGAAGTGATGTGGCTCCTGGGCCAGCTGGCGCCCGACCATAACACGTTCGCCAGTTTCCGTAAGCACAAGGCAAAGGCCATCACCCGCGTCTTCCGCGCCACCGTGAAGCTGGCCCGGCACTTTAACCTGATAGGCGGGGAGCTGCTGGCCGGCGACTCCACCAAGCTCCGGGCTCAGAACTCAAAGAAGCACAAATCAACCGGGGCAAGATCGCCCGCCACCTGGCCTACATCATCCAGAAGCTCTGGGATTGCCAGCTGGCTTACTGTGCGGCCTCTT
- a CDS encoding NAD(P)(+) transhydrogenase (Re/Si-specific) subunit beta, with the protein MRMVISLHNAYSGIAACATGFELNNQVLTLTGAWVGASGFRLMQASS; encoded by the coding sequence ATGCGCATGGTTATCTCCCTGCACAATGCCTATTCTGGTATAGCAGCCTGTGCCACAGGCTTCGAGCTTAACAACCAGGTGCTCACTCTTACGGGGGCTTGGGTGGGCGCGTCTGGTTTTAGACTAATGCAGGCATCAAGCTAA